GGCAGCCGACATGGCGACAACCTGGGGCCCATGCTGCTCGGCGGCCTGGTGCTGTCCACGCGCGATCGCCTGTTGCGCCTTTCTGTGCCGGAGAGCTGGCATTGCGCCTTGGTGCATCCGCATGTGGTGTTGGAGACGCGCCAGGCACGCGCGGTGCTCAGCGCAGGCTTCGACCTGCACGACGTGGTTGCACAACAGGCCAACCTTGCGCTCTTCCTTACCGGCTGCCAGCGCGGCGATGCCGAACTGGTGCGCGAAGGCTTGAAGGACGTATTGGTGGAACCAAGACGCGCGCCGCTGGTCCCAGGATTCGCACGCGTGAAACAGGCCGCCCTGGATCACGGCGCGCTCGGCGCCAGTATTTCCGGCGCCGGTCCCAGCGTATTCGGTTGGTACGAGCGACGCGAGGATGCTGAACGAGCGGGTGCGGCCATGTCGGCGGCATTTGCGGCCGAAGGCCTCGCCAGCGATGTGCTGGTTTCACCCATCAATGGACCCGCCGCAGCGCTGGTCGA
This genomic window from Dyella terrae contains:
- a CDS encoding homoserine kinase yields the protein MNAQLMESLMSPQRALSAQAMAYASVGNVAVGFDILGHSVAGAGDRAVVRRIDEPVVRIAAIHGVVTDLPFDAASNTAGAALMSLRRALGLRHGFEVELYKGIALGSGMGGSAASCVAALVAANALLERSLPREALYGFALDGEAVASGSRHGDNLGPMLLGGLVLSTRDRLLRLSVPESWHCALVHPHVVLETRQARAVLSAGFDLHDVVAQQANLALFLTGCQRGDAELVREGLKDVLVEPRRAPLVPGFARVKQAALDHGALGASISGAGPSVFGWYERREDAERAGAAMSAAFAAEGLASDVLVSPINGPAAALVDEEDAA